TATAATTTTATGGCGGCCGATATGACCGGCGATGGCCGGAGCGACCTGGTGGCCGTTACACCACAATATGGTCGCGCCGTAATGTGGAACAGCACTGGCAGTAGCTTCGGAGTTGCCGCCGCCATGATGGAAGGGCAGGGTGATTACTCCGGCCACACCTTTTGCCTGGGAGAGTTCAACGGCACTGATTTCTCCGGTGATAGACGATATGACCTGCTGGCTGTAAAAGATACCACCGGCCAGGCCACCTTATGGTCCTACAACCATGCGGTATGGAAAGTCGATTCTACTGCCATTAAACCCGCGGAGTTGCAGCATCTCGGTGGTAATGCGTGGAACAATGATGACATCCAGCAACCTTACCTCGTATACATGCCGGAGCAAAATAAACTATTAATGCAACTGCTCTCCTTCCCTGCTGTGCCCAACGGTGTTAACAGCAGTCAGCGGGTGCTGGTGTCCAGTACAGACCAGGGTGCAAGCTGGAGCGGCAGGTCACAGTTCCCGATAGGCAAGCCGATAGGTTTGACCTATGCTGGTAATGGGGTATTATATTCTTTTGAAGAAGATTTTAACCACCTGTTCTATAAAAGCACTAATTACGGTGTCTCCTGGGCCTCCACCGGTACTCCTCCGACATCAACCACGTCCATCTATGCCTGGAACCCGGTATTGGTAACCAACAGTGGCGGCACGCAGCAAATAACCGAAACCGGATATAGTCAGAACAATCTCCCTTTTGGGCAGAATGTTAATTATTTTTCACAGCCCTTTATCCGGTCTTCCACCGACCAGGGTGCTACCTGGAGCATACCCAGGGCTGTCACTAACTGGAAAGGCTATAATGAAGTCAGCCTCGTGGTTGCCGGCAATGGCGACTGGGTAGCTGCGTTAAGGAAAGATACGGACCCGTCACAGTTTAATTATAACGATCACCAGGTAAACTACGATAACTATAGTGGGTTGGCTGTTTCAATTTCAAAAGACCAGGGGGCTACCTGGTCCAATCCTCAGGTACTGTTTTCGTATGGCAGGCACCATGCCTCAGTCATATTGTTGAACGATCAGCACACTTTACTGATGACGTATGCGGTCCGCGTTGGTGGCGCACGGTGCGGAACAGATGATAATTTCTGTAACTCGCCTGATGGTTATCCTTATTATGGCATCGAAGCTGTCGTAAGTACAGACAATGGAGCAACCTGGAATATTGATAAAAGATATGTTATTTCAAGATGGAAAGGCAATCTCCCTTTAACCAACCCCAACTATTTCTTCCGTTCCTGTCAGTCTACGTCCACCGTACAGCTGCCAGACGGTTCGCTGCTTACCGCTTACGGCACCGGGCGGTACCGGACAACCTCTGCTAACGGAGGCTGGTTCATGGATACCGACGTAGTGAAATGGAAACTATGGTAGTAATTCAACCATATTCTAAACAGAAGGGCGTCTCAAAAATATTTGAGACGCCCTTTTTATGTATCGGAAAAGTCGATTACAAATTAAGGTCCGTCACACCGGTGACCTCAGTGGAAATTTCACCGAGCCAGCCACCTTCTGCACGCACACCGGTATACACCCGGATAAAGTCCACGCCCGGCAGCCGAACAGTATTGCCATTCTTGTCCACCGCCCAGCTGATTTTGATCCGTGCGTCCGGATTACTGTTGGCCCAGTTGTCTGCATAACCGAAAGGGAACGCCATGCTTACATAGAAGCTGCCTTTTCCGGACTGGTCTTTCACACCTTCATCAGTAAGGCGTGTGCCCGTAAACGTTATACTGTCACCTTTCCACTGCGGGTAATAAGGCTGCGCGTGGAACTGGTTACGGGAGAGATAACCGGATTTGCCCTGGTTGTCTTTCC
The Chitinophaga varians genome window above contains:
- a CDS encoding FG-GAP-like repeat-containing protein, producing MKKLFEKTCPAIWLLMAFLLFSCTKPEKKLSPLDAGEKTMGALLLQGTPINNLLFESKIMQERQGNFTGYNFLTGDVTGDGRADLIAVTPQFGRAVVWENKGYVFGAPVAWMENQGNYSGYNFMVSDMSGDGKADLIAVEPQLGKAVIWRSSGSGFPLMAPLMQNQGNLSSYTFLTADMTGDGKADLLAVTPATGRTIIWPSTGNGMGAAAVWTDNQGNYTGYTFLAADMTGDGKSDLVAVIPQPGRAVIWNSTGSSLGTAASWMENQGNYTGYNFMAADMTGDGRSDLVAVTPQYGRAVMWNSTGSSFGVAAAMMEGQGDYSGHTFCLGEFNGTDFSGDRRYDLLAVKDTTGQATLWSYNHAVWKVDSTAIKPAELQHLGGNAWNNDDIQQPYLVYMPEQNKLLMQLLSFPAVPNGVNSSQRVLVSSTDQGASWSGRSQFPIGKPIGLTYAGNGVLYSFEEDFNHLFYKSTNYGVSWASTGTPPTSTTSIYAWNPVLVTNSGGTQQITETGYSQNNLPFGQNVNYFSQPFIRSSTDQGATWSIPRAVTNWKGYNEVSLVVAGNGDWVAALRKDTDPSQFNYNDHQVNYDNYSGLAVSISKDQGATWSNPQVLFSYGRHHASVILLNDQHTLLMTYAVRVGGARCGTDDNFCNSPDGYPYYGIEAVVSTDNGATWNIDKRYVISRWKGNLPLTNPNYFFRSCQSTSTVQLPDGSLLTAYGTGRYRTTSANGGWFMDTDVVKWKLW